One Ranitomeya variabilis isolate aRanVar5 chromosome 4, aRanVar5.hap1, whole genome shotgun sequence genomic window, ccagagctgcactcactattctgctggtggagtcactgtgtacatacattactgatcctgagttacatcctgtattatactccagagctgcactcactattctgctggtgcagtcactgtgtacatacattactgatcctgtactgatcctgaattacatcctgtattatacttcagctgTACAgtctgcagaattgtgaatgcagctctgaagtcTTCAAGCATTGGGTGAAATTTAATTGTCCTCTCTTATTCTACCTCAGAAGTAGAGGCGTTTTTGATGACAAACCTGGTGAGATTCTTCAAGAGGCAacaagcagaattgtgaatgcagctttggagtataatataggTTGCAACTAAGGGTTAGTGCTGTAGTAAGTAGGGGAGAGTACTTACATAGGCGAACAACTAACGCACTCTCCAGCAGCGGCATGTTCTTGGATGTGATTCCTGTGCATTACATTGTATGTGTGAGTCAGTTTGGCTCAGATGTGGCGGTGGCTTTGGTTTACAGTGGAAGCCATAACACTGTGCCTAATTCTCTGTACAACCAGATCCAATCAGCGTCCACAGGAAGCCACTGTCTTGGTTTGGTGGGATCGATAAAGTTTTCCTTATATTAGAGGAAAAATGTTGCTGGGTGCAGCAGAATTCTCCCAGAAGTTCATACAATTAATGTGAACTTCTTGCAAAATCTAGACATGTCTACCCCTGGTTCAGTGATGCCCCGCAGAGACTGATCACTTACCTAAATAATATCTTCGCTATTgatctcctcctcatcatcctcctcctcctccttagcTCTGTAGTGGAGGTTCCTTAGCTCTCGCCTGCTCATAGAAGCACAGGATGTGGCAACTGGTGCAAAGTCCTAAGGGATAAAGAAATCAGACAGTGACCAGATACTTCATTCACATAGCATTGCCATGCAATGTTTTCACTAAATTGTGTCTCATCCAGACAAAAATCGCCATGTAACATTACTGGCAAAAATGCAAAATGATGTGTCTCCACGGTTACAGACTACAAAGAAACTGAGTGTAGTCAGACCCTGCGGACTCACCTGCATAAGATCTGCGTTTTCAAAGAATCTCCCGAGAGGCATTGGCTGGTTACTGTCTTCATCAAAAAAGGGACTGTTGTCGGTGCAAACCCCTCTGGCATCCGGATGGGACACGCCGTCTCCACTGTCGTCCGTTACCCCATGATATGAAGGGCTGGCTCTGAACACGTGATGAGCAGTGGCACGGGTGCTGACCGTCACCTTTGGGCATCTCCTGCTTGGAGCCCTTCCCCGAGTTCCCGCCTTAGTAGCTCTTTTGGTGCCATCACATTCTAGTGCTCTGTTCTGGTCACATATAACTTTTTTTGATAGATTCTTATTGGAAGTTTTGCGGGTCGATGTCTGAAAAAAAAATGACCACTGTAAAACTTGCAATCCCTCCACTGCAAACTTAAGGACTATGTACAACTTGACACTGTTTATTTGGTTCCCTAAATGCAAAATTAAAAACATTCTCTAATTACCGtagtctttattaaaaaaaaaataaaatcaaaaatgTTGCTCCTGCAGAGTCCTTTACCTAACTAGCTGGTATGCAAAACCTGACACACACCCGCAAgagcgctgctcctggctctgatGGCTCCCTATGCACTCCATCCACCTCCCTCCTGTCAGCATTCAAAGCATTAGGAAGAACAGCTCACTCTAGATGTAGATAGGGAAGAAAGCACACGATCCTCCATAACCTCTAGAATGGAACATCACTGCAGGTAAGAACCTGTGCTGATACATGAGAGCTAGTGAAGATAGCAACATCCTGAATGCACAGACTTCACATCAGACCACGGTGATATCTGGGCCTCAGAAGACAGAGCGCAGCGAGGCCCGGGCCTCAGAAGACAGAGCGCAGCGAGGCCCGGGCCTCAGAAGACAGAGCGCAGCGAGGCCCGGGCCTCAGAAGACAGAGCGCAGCGAGGCCCGGGCCTCAGAAGACAGAGCGCAGCGAGGCCCGGGCCTCAGAAGACAGAGCGCAGCGAGGCCTTGTCTTAATGCTGCCGCATGCAGAGACCGGCGCGTTCTCTCTCATTTCTTCTGACGCCCGTAATTGCATAGAGCACGCCGAGGGTGCACTATAGCCCCTTCATTTGTCTGAGAAATTCATAGTTACATCTGATAATATAACCCCCTCTGATGTGCCTCATCTACAACTATGGGACTTCTCACCGGGATCTCCCAGAAATGCTATATATATGTATCTACATGATCTGTGCAACAATATAGGAATATTTCAGAAATCCCAGGACAGAATCCTTACCAGGCAGACTTTCTTCGTAGACTTTTCAGAGCTGCGGCGTTCAGCTTCATCATTAAAGGAATTCTGTGCAGCCGAACAATTTGGAGTTTTTTGGCGAGCCGAGCATTGCACCCCATCTGTTAACTGGAAAAAAAATTATAGGAATTAAGTAGCAATCCAGCGTTTTATATCTCTCCTATATAATTCATTATAGGCTATCAGCAGAATAAGAGTCACCAGGACACACACCAGACACATGCACGAGATGGGGAAGAGAGACAAAAAGCAAAAAGGAGAgaacttagggtatgtgcccacgttgcggattctgctgcggatttttccgcagcggatttggaaaatccgcagtgcaaaaccactgcggttttcactgcggattttctcgcggtttcgtctgcggattcctctgcgggttttgaactgcactttcctattggtgctggttgaaaaccactgcggaatccacacaaagaattgacacgctgcggaaaataatccgctgcgtttccgcgcggatttttccgcagcatgtgcacagcgttttttttttcccataggtttacatggtactgtaaactttgggaaaactgctgtggatccgcagcgtcggatccgcagcaaaatccgcagcgtgtgcacatacccttaaagggaacctgtcagcagggttgtgctcagtaacctacagacagtgtcaggtcggtgccgttatactgattacaatgatacctggtgatgaaatccgtcttgtggttgttctttaatctttatt contains:
- the C4H1orf174 gene encoding UPF0688 protein C1orf174 homolog, which gives rise to MKKRKLTDGVQCSARQKTPNCSAAQNSFNDEAERRSSEKSTKKVCLTSTRKTSNKNLSKKVICDQNRALECDGTKRATKAGTRGRAPSRRCPKVTVSTRATAHHVFRASPSYHGVTDDSGDGVSHPDARGVCTDNSPFFDEDSNQPMPLGRFFENADLMQDFAPVATSCASMSRRELRNLHYRAKEEEEDDEEEINSEDII